A genomic segment from Thermostichus lividus PCC 6715 encodes:
- the holA gene encoding DNA polymerase III subunit delta yields MPVYFYWGEDSFRLEQAVKALQQQVVDPLWESFNFEKYAGEDPSQIQSALAQVMTPPFGGGDRLVWLANTTLGQRCSAELLADLERTLPQIPSTCHLLLTSPQKPDSRSKAVKLLQQHSKFQEFSPIPAWKTSEIEAQIRNSAEHYHLSLSEEAIHLLAEAVGNDSRQLHNELEKLSLFAGDRPPTPTDIATLVHATQQSTLALASSLLQSHTGAALSQLDALLQQNEPPLRLIASLSKQFRTWLWIKLLSNERDVQTIAKLAEIGNPKRVYFLQKEVRAIPLAALEESLSILLVTEYQLKLGSEAHGTLRQAMVQLSLACSRRS; encoded by the coding sequence ATGCCTGTTTATTTCTACTGGGGAGAAGACTCATTTCGCCTAGAACAAGCCGTCAAGGCACTGCAACAACAGGTCGTGGATCCGCTGTGGGAGAGCTTTAATTTTGAAAAGTATGCTGGCGAGGATCCAAGTCAAATTCAGTCTGCCCTAGCTCAGGTGATGACCCCTCCCTTTGGCGGGGGCGATCGCCTCGTATGGCTGGCAAACACCACCCTTGGCCAACGCTGTAGTGCCGAATTGCTGGCGGATCTGGAACGAACGCTGCCGCAGATTCCTAGCACCTGCCACCTTTTGCTCACTAGCCCCCAAAAACCCGACAGCCGCAGTAAGGCCGTTAAACTGCTGCAACAGCACAGCAAATTTCAGGAATTCAGCCCCATTCCAGCATGGAAAACCTCAGAAATTGAAGCACAGATCCGCAACAGCGCCGAGCACTATCACCTCAGCCTATCGGAGGAGGCTATTCACCTCCTTGCCGAAGCCGTGGGCAATGATAGTCGCCAACTGCACAATGAATTAGAAAAGCTCTCCCTCTTTGCGGGCGATCGCCCCCCAACGCCAACGGATATTGCCACCCTTGTTCACGCCACCCAACAAAGTACCCTAGCCTTGGCCAGTAGCCTCCTGCAAAGCCACACAGGAGCAGCCCTTAGCCAACTTGATGCCCTCCTGCAACAAAATGAACCACCGCTGCGCCTAATTGCTAGCCTGAGCAAGCAATTTCGCACATGGTTGTGGATCAAACTGCTCAGTAACGAGCGAGATGTGCAGACGATTGCCAAATTAGCGGAGATCGGCAACCCCAAACGGGTCTATTTTCTACAAAAAGAGGTTAGGGCAATTCCTCTTGCTGCCCTAGAAGAGAGCCTCAGCATTTTACTGGTTACAGAATATCAACTGAAATTAGGCAGTGAGGCACACGGTACCCTACGGCAGGCCATGGTTCAACTGTCCTTAGCCTGCTCCCGCCGCTCTTGA
- the psb28 gene encoding photosystem II reaction center protein Psb28, producing MAEIQFIRGVNEEVVPDVRLTRARDGSSGQAMFYFDNPKVVQEGNLEITGMYMVDEEGEIVTRDVNAKFINGQPVAIEATYSMRSLEQWERFIRFMDRYAASHGLGFQKS from the coding sequence ATGGCAGAAATTCAGTTTATTCGTGGCGTAAATGAAGAAGTTGTCCCCGATGTCCGCCTCACCCGTGCGCGGGATGGCAGCAGCGGCCAGGCAATGTTTTATTTTGACAACCCCAAAGTTGTCCAAGAAGGCAATTTAGAAATTACGGGGATGTATATGGTGGACGAAGAGGGGGAAATTGTTACCCGCGATGTCAATGCCAAGTTTATTAACGGCCAGCCCGTCGCTATCGAAGCCACCTATTCAATGCGTAGTCTTGAGCAGTGGGAGCGCTTCATTCGTTTTATGGATCGCTATGCCGCGAGTCATGGCCTCGGCTTTCAAAAAAGTTAA
- a CDS encoding late competence development ComFB family protein, translating into MGIQEIVEQALRNGYLTPTQEAEVGRICDKATELSVEEYMALDRLMGALLTGQVVAVPRKQFINVMEELVLTEAITRIAVIEAEQDCALDLGDIAAYALNRLPPLYATTEEGAQYQRQRAEEELMELIRAQVQEAINHSMARPQFHPERSVLGKTSGKEVVSQVSSLLQSYATDYERPTGETAR; encoded by the coding sequence ATGGGGATTCAGGAAATTGTTGAGCAAGCATTGCGGAACGGGTATTTAACCCCGACCCAAGAGGCAGAAGTAGGGCGCATTTGCGACAAAGCTACAGAGCTGTCGGTAGAAGAATATATGGCTCTAGATCGCCTAATGGGAGCCTTGCTCACTGGCCAAGTGGTGGCGGTTCCCCGCAAACAATTTATCAATGTAATGGAAGAATTAGTACTCACCGAGGCTATTACCCGTATTGCCGTTATTGAAGCTGAGCAGGACTGTGCCCTTGACCTTGGGGATATTGCCGCCTACGCCTTAAACCGGCTGCCGCCGCTCTACGCCACAACCGAAGAAGGGGCACAATACCAACGGCAGCGAGCCGAAGAAGAACTCATGGAGCTAATCCGAGCCCAAGTGCAAGAAGCGATTAACCACAGCATGGCGCGACCGCAGTTCCACCCCGAACGCTCGGTACTAGGCAAAACCTCTGGTAAAGAGGTGGTCTCCCAAGTCAGTTCGTTGTTGCAGAGCTACGCAACCGATTACGAACGCCCCACAGGAGAGACAGCACGGTGA
- a CDS encoding FxLYD domain-containing protein — translation MKDVTRGHALEATNHYRHLRAITMALVGAIAPLTLAASAAYAQRAAGDIVIIGNSPYNWGRNQRYWNHLLNLSGAMAPTAAVGGNPPSDTAEVDPQVLEQQLLRNIRVGQPRLQAVIKLPGSSEVTGTVTNNNRQPVTIQSINFEVIGSDGRLIQTGAAAPEPATIAPGQTVTYQQFLPTVPSDTGATVRLGRPAVVLQGGV, via the coding sequence ATGAAAGACGTTACTCGTGGGCATGCCCTAGAAGCCACAAACCACTACCGTCATTTGCGAGCAATCACCATGGCGCTGGTAGGGGCGATCGCCCCGCTCACCCTTGCAGCATCGGCAGCCTATGCACAGCGAGCCGCTGGCGATATTGTGATTATTGGTAACTCCCCCTACAACTGGGGGCGCAATCAACGTTACTGGAATCATCTGTTGAATCTCTCAGGGGCGATGGCTCCGACGGCAGCAGTAGGGGGAAATCCCCCTAGCGATACCGCAGAGGTGGATCCGCAAGTCCTTGAGCAGCAGCTATTGCGCAATATCCGCGTGGGTCAGCCGCGGCTGCAAGCAGTGATTAAACTACCCGGCTCTTCAGAAGTGACTGGGACAGTCACGAATAACAACCGCCAACCCGTGACGATTCAGTCGATTAACTTTGAAGTGATTGGTTCCGATGGCCGCCTGATACAAACGGGCGCAGCGGCCCCCGAACCCGCCACGATCGCCCCTGGCCAAACCGTGACCTACCAACAGTTTCTCCCCACCGTCCCCTCGGATACGGGGGCAACGGTACGCCTAGGCCGGCCAGCAGTGGTACTGCAAGGGGGTGTCTAA
- a CDS encoding LptA/OstA family protein, which yields MVRSRRLALAALGLSLGIAPLLWQSAASQETASQALTILADVQQANAMTGVITARGNVQLRYPARQIQATAAQAQYFSREGRIVLSGNVYVLQEGNSLRADSITYLIQEAKFVALPAPSRQVESILMIPDDPNQQIIESVQP from the coding sequence ATGGTGCGATCGCGCCGGTTGGCATTGGCAGCACTAGGCCTGAGTTTGGGGATTGCACCGCTGCTGTGGCAGTCTGCCGCCTCCCAAGAAACTGCGTCTCAGGCACTAACAATTCTGGCTGATGTGCAACAGGCAAACGCAATGACGGGGGTCATCACGGCACGGGGGAATGTGCAACTGCGGTATCCCGCCCGGCAAATTCAGGCCACTGCGGCTCAAGCCCAGTACTTTAGTCGGGAAGGACGCATTGTCCTCAGTGGTAATGTCTATGTATTGCAGGAGGGGAACAGCCTGCGGGCAGACTCCATCACATACCTTATCCAAGAAGCAAAATTTGTGGCCTTACCTGCCCCAAGCCGCCAAGTTGAATCTATTTTAATGATCCCCGATGACCCTAACCAACAAATTATTGAATCTGTGCAGCCCTAG
- a CDS encoding DUF928 domain-containing protein, with amino-acid sequence MSSLRFGLPLILLGTLTLGVGSLPTIVATPAVAQSNPASEFDRYMQRGYQLTAKRDYQSALINFRRALSLRPGDRYALNAISNVEAYIARDRFAAQSGNRLTFVPTGRGMPGQRIAGATRFGECTQGKLAKIVALMPEDNLGVTAAANPSLFFYVPQSTAKLAELMILSEGGDLLATQEVPVSGTAGIVSVTIDPTKAALQPGQKYQWIFSLTCKPNEPDANPFVTGWIERAELDSNLAAVITTAPAAERLPLLAANQLWNDTLATLAALQRQNPNDPAMKQQWQDLLNTAGIDPQVVNMPLLQ; translated from the coding sequence ATGTCTTCCCTACGTTTTGGTCTGCCGCTCATTCTCCTTGGTACGTTGACGTTAGGTGTCGGCAGCTTACCCACCATCGTCGCCACGCCCGCCGTTGCTCAAAGTAACCCTGCCAGCGAATTTGACCGCTACATGCAGCGGGGCTATCAGCTGACGGCCAAACGCGACTATCAATCGGCTCTTATTAACTTCCGCCGTGCCCTTAGCCTGCGGCCCGGTGACCGCTACGCCCTCAATGCCATCAGCAATGTTGAAGCCTACATTGCCCGCGATCGCTTTGCCGCACAGTCTGGGAATCGGCTCACTTTTGTGCCCACGGGGCGAGGGATGCCCGGCCAGCGGATTGCGGGTGCAACACGCTTTGGCGAATGTACCCAAGGTAAACTCGCTAAGATTGTAGCTCTCATGCCCGAAGATAACCTCGGCGTAACTGCTGCGGCCAACCCTAGCCTCTTTTTCTATGTTCCCCAAAGTACGGCCAAATTGGCAGAGCTGATGATCCTCAGCGAAGGGGGGGATCTACTGGCCACCCAAGAGGTTCCGGTCAGCGGCACAGCAGGCATTGTCAGCGTCACGATTGATCCAACAAAAGCCGCCTTACAGCCAGGGCAAAAATATCAATGGATTTTCTCTCTGACCTGTAAGCCCAACGAACCGGATGCCAACCCCTTTGTTACAGGTTGGATTGAGCGGGCAGAACTGGACAGCAACTTAGCCGCAGTCATCACCACGGCTCCAGCAGCAGAGCGTTTACCCCTTTTAGCGGCAAACCAGTTATGGAATGATACCCTTGCCACCCTAGCGGCGCTGCAACGCCAAAACCCCAATGACCCCGCCATGAAACAGCAATGGCAAGATCTGTTGAACACTGCTGGCATTGATCCGCAGGTTGTCAATATGCCCCTACTGCAATAG
- the lptB gene encoding LPS export ABC transporter ATP-binding protein — protein MTLTNKLLNLCSPSGGFALPTTLRLEGVCKRYGARWVVDHVSLSVARGEVVGLLGPNGAGKTTTFYMATGIERPDQGRVWLDDDDITRTPLHQRARRGIGYLPQEPSIFRQLTVAENILLVLEQTGVPRRQWRDRLDHLLTEFHLTHIAHTLGQRVSGGERRRTELARALAAGVRGPSFLLLDEPFAGVDPIAVHDLQTMIATLRDRQMGILITDHNVRETLEIIDRAYILREGQLLAAGSGWELAQDAKVRQYYLGEDFRF, from the coding sequence ATGACCCTAACCAACAAATTATTGAATCTGTGCAGCCCTAGTGGTGGGTTTGCCCTACCGACCACTCTGCGCCTAGAAGGGGTTTGTAAACGCTACGGTGCGCGCTGGGTCGTCGATCACGTCAGTTTATCAGTGGCGCGCGGTGAAGTGGTGGGGTTACTCGGCCCCAACGGAGCGGGTAAAACCACTACCTTTTATATGGCAACCGGCATCGAGCGGCCGGATCAAGGGCGAGTGTGGCTTGACGATGATGACATTACCCGTACCCCATTGCACCAGCGGGCGCGGCGGGGGATTGGTTATCTGCCTCAGGAACCCAGTATTTTTCGGCAGTTGACCGTTGCTGAGAATATTCTCCTTGTTTTAGAGCAAACGGGCGTGCCCCGGCGGCAGTGGCGCGATCGCCTCGATCATCTGTTAACGGAATTTCACCTGACCCATATCGCCCACACCCTTGGCCAGCGGGTGTCTGGGGGGGAGCGGCGGCGCACTGAGTTGGCTCGCGCCTTGGCAGCAGGGGTTCGCGGCCCCAGTTTCTTGCTCTTGGATGAACCCTTTGCGGGGGTGGATCCCATTGCGGTGCATGATCTCCAAACCATGATTGCTACCCTGCGCGATCGCCAAATGGGCATTCTAATTACAGATCACAATGTGCGAGAAACCTTGGAGATTATTGACCGCGCCTACATTTTGCGAGAGGGACAACTTTTAGCGGCGGGCAGCGGCTGGGAACTGGCGCAAGACGCAAAGGTGCGGCA
- a CDS encoding IMS domain-containing protein — MSARASGCQLRISLSRALFIEDWVQVRIPLDYYQVLGVPMQATPEQIDQAFQDRLLQLPSHHHSPTTVATRRELIEHAYQVLREPDQRHAYDRRCRSLDTDDLIAQLDPQPVVPDLEITEQQLSGALLLLYELGDYNQVVRLGQPFLKGDPLDLSRPYTGSAAEADITLTVALAYLELGREQWQQQHYQAAATHLEAGLRILERSGLFPELQQQFQSELDRLRPYRILELLALPLSDSVGRQRGVLLLREMLSDRGGIEGRQDDRSGLGVEDFLKFILQLRAYLTATEQQELFEREARRPSAVASYLAVHALVARGFHELQPSLIRRGKDLLQRLLPNQDIYLELASCLLLLGQPAEALAALEKSQDQQSIAFIRRHSGNAPDLLPGLCYYTEQWLQEEIYPAFRDLGETPVSLDQYFADPNIQTYLDALNEELVVTPITPDEGTPPPPVTVKPSVAVPPPYRAPFPVVSLTAETLPLEAHQGSVPPPDVPSPTATVSSTSHTISPRTTTTRTQQRRTRDRRQRPRNGWLWVGGGVLLIGAGVLAQHYWFQPRLTTAPPPETPIAVATPTPVATNPSPDVPEMTIEVARDRLQAWQQIKAQALGSNFAIDNLEKILTEPALSTWRSRAQGLKSEGSYWSYTLTNLEIKEIRPLENNRVDVIAQIQEDAKFYEQGTLRSDISYNDSYRVLYTLVQDGNQWLIQRMQVLS; from the coding sequence GTGTCTGCGCGGGCAAGTGGCTGTCAACTACGGATCAGTTTGAGTCGTGCTTTATTTATTGAGGACTGGGTTCAGGTGCGCATTCCTTTAGATTATTATCAAGTGTTAGGTGTGCCAATGCAGGCAACACCTGAGCAAATTGATCAAGCGTTTCAAGATCGTCTGTTGCAGTTGCCCAGCCACCATCACTCGCCGACAACTGTAGCAACCCGCCGCGAGCTGATTGAACACGCCTACCAAGTTCTGCGGGAACCCGATCAACGTCACGCCTACGATCGCCGCTGTCGCAGTCTTGATACCGATGATCTCATCGCCCAACTCGATCCGCAACCCGTGGTTCCAGACCTCGAGATCACGGAGCAACAGTTATCCGGTGCGCTCCTACTTCTCTATGAACTGGGGGACTACAACCAAGTTGTGCGCCTAGGGCAGCCCTTTCTCAAGGGGGATCCCCTTGATTTGAGCCGTCCCTATACGGGATCCGCTGCGGAAGCAGATATTACGTTGACCGTGGCCTTGGCCTATCTTGAATTGGGTCGGGAGCAATGGCAGCAACAGCACTATCAGGCCGCCGCCACCCATCTGGAAGCTGGACTGCGGATTTTAGAGCGCTCCGGGTTGTTTCCCGAACTGCAACAACAATTTCAAAGTGAACTGGATCGCTTGCGCCCCTACCGAATCCTCGAACTGTTGGCGCTGCCTCTATCTGATAGTGTGGGTCGTCAGCGAGGGGTGCTGCTATTGCGGGAGATGCTCAGCGATCGCGGCGGCATTGAAGGGCGTCAGGATGATCGTTCTGGCTTAGGGGTAGAAGATTTCCTCAAGTTTATTTTGCAGCTACGAGCTTACCTCACGGCAACTGAACAGCAAGAATTGTTTGAGCGGGAGGCGCGGCGACCCTCTGCTGTGGCCTCCTACCTAGCCGTGCACGCTTTAGTGGCGCGGGGATTCCATGAGCTGCAACCCAGTTTGATTCGCCGTGGTAAAGACCTACTGCAACGCCTGCTGCCCAATCAAGATATTTACCTCGAGTTAGCCAGTTGCTTGCTCCTGTTGGGGCAGCCCGCTGAGGCGCTCGCGGCGCTAGAAAAAAGCCAAGATCAGCAAAGTATTGCCTTTATTCGCCGCCATTCAGGGAACGCACCAGACCTGCTGCCAGGACTGTGCTACTACACTGAACAATGGCTCCAAGAAGAAATTTACCCTGCCTTTCGAGATTTAGGGGAAACCCCCGTATCCCTAGATCAGTATTTCGCTGACCCAAATATTCAAACCTACCTCGACGCCCTCAATGAAGAACTCGTGGTTACTCCCATCACTCCTGATGAGGGAACACCCCCACCGCCGGTAACCGTTAAACCTAGTGTTGCTGTACCTCCTCCTTACCGCGCCCCCTTTCCGGTCGTCTCTCTCACCGCAGAGACCCTGCCCCTTGAGGCACACCAAGGTAGTGTTCCGCCCCCTGACGTGCCATCACCAACGGCAACAGTTAGTAGCACGAGCCACACGATCTCCCCTCGAACCACAACGACAAGAACCCAACAGCGCCGAACAAGGGATCGTCGCCAGCGTCCCCGTAACGGTTGGCTCTGGGTGGGTGGGGGCGTGCTCCTCATCGGCGCGGGTGTGTTGGCGCAGCACTACTGGTTCCAGCCACGGCTCACCACAGCCCCTCCCCCAGAAACACCTATTGCAGTAGCGACACCCACGCCGGTGGCCACCAATCCATCCCCTGACGTACCAGAAATGACGATTGAGGTGGCGCGCGATCGCCTGCAAGCCTGGCAGCAGATCAAGGCGCAGGCCTTGGGTAGTAACTTTGCCATTGATAACTTAGAAAAGATTTTAACGGAACCAGCCCTGAGTACGTGGCGATCGCGAGCACAGGGACTAAAATCGGAGGGAAGCTATTGGAGCTACACCCTCACTAACCTAGAGATTAAGGAAATCCGCCCCCTAGAAAATAACCGTGTGGATGTTATTGCTCAGATTCAGGAAGATGCCAAGTTTTATGAGCAAGGGACGCTCCGATCCGATATTTCCTACAACGATAGCTACCGCGTTCTTTATACCTTGGTGCAGGACGGCAATCAATGGCTGATTCAGCGGATGCAAGTTCTTAGCTAA
- the carA gene encoding glutamine-hydrolyzing carbamoyl-phosphate synthase small subunit, protein MAAPAILVLADGSVFRGFSFGAPGTAIGEVVFNTGMTGYQEVLTDPSYCGQIVTFTYPELGNTGITPEDDESDRPHVRGAIARNICTVPSNWRSRQSLPDYLSAHRIPGIYGIDTRALTRKIRTVGAMNGGISTEILDPLQLLQEVLAAPSMQGQNLANMVSTRTPYEWTEPTPPAWEFRPPVTPEEPPLTVVALDFGVKRNILRRLASYGCRVIVVPSDTPAETVLSYNPDGIFLSNGPGDPAAVVEGIETARQLLAAQRPMFGICLGHQLLGLSLGAETFKLKFGHRGLNQPAGLTREVEITSQNHGFAISKESLEKTPVAVTHLNLNDKTIAGLKHQTLPIFSVQYHPEASPGPHDADYLFGEFVAQMRAYRQQHPRPSATG, encoded by the coding sequence ATGGCAGCACCCGCAATACTGGTTTTAGCCGATGGTTCAGTTTTTCGCGGTTTCTCCTTTGGCGCGCCGGGCACGGCTATTGGCGAGGTCGTGTTTAATACAGGCATGACCGGCTACCAAGAGGTGCTGACGGATCCGAGCTATTGCGGCCAAATTGTGACCTTTACCTATCCTGAGCTGGGGAATACGGGCATTACCCCTGAAGATGATGAGTCCGATCGCCCCCACGTGCGCGGTGCCATTGCCCGCAACATTTGCACGGTGCCCAGTAACTGGCGATCGCGCCAGTCGCTGCCAGACTACCTTAGCGCCCATCGCATTCCCGGAATCTATGGCATTGATACCCGCGCCCTCACCCGCAAGATCCGCACGGTCGGGGCGATGAACGGCGGCATTTCCACAGAGATTCTAGACCCGCTGCAACTGCTACAGGAGGTCTTGGCCGCCCCCAGTATGCAAGGGCAAAACCTCGCTAACATGGTGAGCACCCGCACTCCCTACGAGTGGACTGAGCCGACCCCCCCCGCTTGGGAATTTCGCCCCCCCGTGACTCCTGAGGAGCCACCCCTAACTGTAGTGGCGCTTGATTTTGGCGTTAAACGCAACATCCTGCGCCGTTTAGCGAGCTATGGCTGCCGTGTCATTGTGGTGCCTAGCGATACTCCAGCAGAAACCGTGCTCAGCTATAACCCCGATGGCATTTTCCTCTCCAATGGGCCTGGAGATCCGGCGGCGGTGGTCGAAGGGATTGAAACGGCACGGCAGCTTTTGGCGGCTCAGCGCCCGATGTTTGGTATTTGCTTAGGCCATCAACTGTTGGGGCTATCCCTTGGGGCAGAAACCTTTAAGCTGAAGTTTGGGCATCGCGGCCTTAACCAACCCGCAGGACTAACCCGCGAAGTAGAAATTACCAGCCAAAACCACGGCTTTGCCATTAGCAAAGAATCCCTTGAAAAAACCCCAGTGGCAGTAACTCACCTGAACCTCAACGACAAAACGATCGCTGGCTTGAAACATCAAACCCTACCCATCTTTTCGGTGCAATACCACCCCGAAGCCAGTCCGGGGCCTCATGATGCCGACTATCTATTTGGCGAATTTGTGGCGCAAATGCGTGCCTATCGCCAACAGCACCCTCGCCCCTCAGCTACCGGATGA
- the coaE gene encoding dephospho-CoA kinase (Dephospho-CoA kinase (CoaE) performs the final step in coenzyme A biosynthesis.) yields the protein MSKPLRIGLTGGIACGKSVVAAYLKERYHVPVVDADQLAREAVAIGTPAYDAVVERYGAEICRGDGQLDRPRLGHIIFADPQERYWLEGQIHPWVVEQMQQAIQTCHHPQILLVIPLLFEAHLECLVDQIWVVAVDTATQLARLQQRDGLSTEAAQQRLAAQLPLATKITQADHVIWNTGTLAELYAQVDRLWKQT from the coding sequence GTGTCTAAGCCCTTACGCATTGGCCTCACGGGTGGTATTGCCTGTGGCAAGTCCGTGGTTGCGGCCTATCTGAAAGAACGCTATCACGTACCCGTGGTCGATGCAGATCAGTTGGCGCGGGAGGCGGTGGCGATCGGTACCCCAGCCTACGACGCAGTGGTTGAGCGCTATGGTGCTGAAATTTGCCGTGGAGACGGCCAGCTAGATCGCCCACGATTAGGACACATCATTTTTGCTGACCCCCAAGAACGCTATTGGCTGGAGGGGCAAATTCATCCGTGGGTGGTTGAGCAGATGCAGCAAGCCATCCAAACCTGCCATCATCCGCAGATTTTACTGGTCATTCCTTTACTCTTTGAAGCCCACCTAGAATGTCTCGTGGATCAGATTTGGGTAGTTGCGGTTGATACAGCCACCCAGTTGGCGCGGCTCCAACAGCGGGATGGACTCAGCACTGAGGCAGCCCAGCAGCGCCTTGCTGCTCAACTCCCCCTAGCCACAAAAATCACTCAGGCCGATCACGTGATCTGGAATACCGGCACCTTAGCAGAACTCTATGCCCAAGTGGATCGCCTCTGGAAGCAGACATGA
- a CDS encoding 7-carboxy-7-deazaguanine synthase QueE — MIGDLDLEGVSVPLVEIFSAIQGEGANVGTRQLFIRFAGCDLRCTYCDSAHTWSVPAIALLETIAGDRQFQRVANPLSGTQILAAVAQLHHPHLHDSISLTGGEPLLHALALATLLPALKAATQLPLYLETGGHHPRALERVLPYLDSVGMDIKLPSVSGECHWPAHQQFLTLCDRAGVEVFCKVIISALTTPTDLATMAELVATVNPRIPVFLQPVTPIGTGRLIQPPTPAQVLAWQAYLKNRLAHVRVIPQTHKFLGQR; from the coding sequence ATGATTGGTGATCTAGATCTAGAGGGCGTGAGCGTCCCATTGGTGGAAATTTTTTCCGCGATTCAAGGGGAAGGCGCTAATGTTGGGACGCGGCAACTGTTTATTCGCTTTGCAGGGTGTGATCTGCGCTGTACGTATTGTGACAGCGCCCATACTTGGAGTGTGCCCGCTATCGCTCTGTTGGAAACGATTGCGGGCGATCGCCAATTTCAGCGGGTCGCCAACCCCCTCTCCGGCACCCAGATTCTTGCTGCTGTGGCGCAACTCCATCACCCCCACCTCCATGACAGTATTAGCTTAACCGGCGGTGAACCGCTCCTGCACGCCCTTGCTTTAGCCACTCTGCTACCAGCGCTAAAAGCGGCCACCCAACTGCCACTGTACTTAGAAACAGGCGGTCACCATCCTAGGGCGCTAGAGCGGGTGTTACCCTACCTCGACAGTGTGGGGATGGATATTAAGCTGCCGAGTGTCAGTGGCGAGTGTCATTGGCCAGCCCATCAACAGTTCTTGACCCTCTGCGATCGCGCCGGGGTTGAGGTCTTTTGTAAGGTCATCATTTCTGCGCTGACAACCCCCACTGATTTGGCGACAATGGCGGAGTTGGTGGCCACGGTTAACCCCCGCATCCCCGTCTTTTTGCAACCGGTGACCCCCATTGGTACGGGGCGCTTGATCCAGCCCCCTACCCCAGCCCAAGTGTTGGCGTGGCAGGCGTACCTCAAAAACCGCCTTGCCCATGTGCGGGTGATTCCCCAAACCCATAAGTTTTTGGGGCAGCGTTGA
- the gloB gene encoding hydroxyacylglutathione hydrolase: protein MDIYRLPALQDNYIFLLHDPNTATAAVVDPAVPEPVLAMLDELGARLTAILNTHHHWDHVGANQALRSRFPDVQVYGSRVDCGRIPEQSVYLEAGDRVSFGDLTLEVLFIPGHTRGHIAYYTPEDLFCGDTLFAGGCGRLFEGTPSEMLASLMQLAQLPDATRVWCAHEYTQKNLAFALTVDGDNPALQKRYAQVCRDRAHGKSTIPSTIGLEKATNPFLRCHCPNLQAAVKADTPLQTFTRLRGKRDQY, encoded by the coding sequence ATGGATATTTATCGCCTGCCTGCCCTTCAGGATAACTATATTTTTCTGTTGCACGACCCCAACACTGCAACAGCAGCGGTGGTGGATCCAGCTGTGCCGGAACCTGTACTAGCTATGCTCGATGAGTTAGGAGCGCGGCTAACTGCCATTTTGAATACCCACCACCATTGGGATCATGTTGGTGCCAATCAAGCGCTGCGATCGCGCTTTCCCGATGTCCAAGTGTACGGGAGTCGTGTTGACTGTGGGCGTATTCCTGAGCAGTCGGTGTACCTTGAGGCGGGCGATCGCGTCTCCTTTGGTGATCTGACCCTAGAGGTGCTGTTTATCCCCGGCCATACCCGTGGTCATATTGCCTACTACACCCCTGAAGATCTCTTTTGTGGCGATACCCTGTTTGCTGGCGGCTGTGGACGGCTGTTTGAGGGCACTCCCTCAGAAATGCTAGCCTCGCTGATGCAGTTAGCACAGCTACCGGATGCCACCCGAGTGTGGTGTGCCCACGAGTACACCCAGAAAAATTTGGCCTTTGCCCTCACCGTTGATGGTGATAATCCAGCCCTTCAGAAACGCTATGCCCAAGTCTGCCGCGATCGCGCCCATGGCAAAAGCACCATTCCCAGCACCATCGGTCTAGAAAAAGCAACCAATCCTTTTCTGCGCTGTCATTGCCCTAACCTACAGGCTGCCGTCAAGGCCGATACGCCGCTGCAAACCTTTACCCGCTTGCGGGGTAAACGTGATCAATACTAA